In one window of Nicotiana tabacum cultivar K326 chromosome 12, ASM71507v2, whole genome shotgun sequence DNA:
- the LOC107796107 gene encoding gluconokinase: MLLTSSTCNCIIGFPKMTSDYKGKAIVLMGVSGAGKSTIGQMLGRAVNGRFLDADDYHSESNKEKMRNGTPLADEDRVPWLETLRDVLRRGLADNEAPILACSALQKRYREILRSADPNYEPGSYASVVKFVLLDVGAEVLAARLEKRAAEGKHFMPAKLLQTQLDLLQIDEAEGVFKVDATLDPDNIVKTVQTFVI, from the exons ATGCTTTTGACATCAAGCACTTGCAATTGTATAATAGGTTTTCCTAAAATGACATCTGACTACAAAG GAAAAGCTATTGTGCTTATGGGTGTTAGCGGAGCTGGAAAATC GACAATTGGTCAGATGCTTGGAAGAGCTGTTAATGGCCGCTTTCTTGATGCCGATGATTATCACTCTGAGTCTAACAAAG AGAAGATGCGGAATGGGACCCCTCTTGCCGATGAAGATCGCGTTCCATGGCTTGAAACACTACGAGATGTGCTGAGAAGAGGCTTAGCTGACAACGAAGCGCCGATTCTGGCTTGCTCAGCTCTGCAAAAGCGGTACAGGGAAATCCTTAGATCTGCGGACCCAAATTATGAACCAGGTTCTTATGCAAGTGTTGTTAAATTCGTGTTGCTGGATGTTGGGGCTGAAGTGCTTGCCGCTCGGCTGGAAAAGAGAGCAGCTGAGGGGAAGCATTTCATGCCTGCAAAGCTCTTGCAGACCCAACTGGATTTGCTTCAGATTGATGAAGCAGAAGGGGTATTTAAGGTTGATGCTACATTGGATCCCGACAACATAGTGAAAACTGTACAAACATTTGTCATTTGA
- the LOC107796246 gene encoding indole-3-acetic acid-amido synthetase GH3.6-like codes for MERTMSEAPNSPKKATECSIAEDNKKNLQFIEEVTTNVGNVQRRVLAEILSRNANVEYLQRHNLNGHTDRETFKKVIPAITYEDIQQDINRIAHGDKSPIFCSQPISEFLTSSGTSGGERKLMPTIQEELGRRLQLHGLMMSVISQSVPDLEKGKGMYFLSIKSEAKTPGGLPARPVLTSIYKSPYFSNRRLSPYANYTSPAETILCPDSYQNMYSQMLCGLCQNKEVLRLGSYFASGFIRAIRFLEKHWSLLCNDIRMGTINTQITDLSVREAVMKILKPDPELADFIEAECSKDSWKGIITRLWPNTKYVDVIVTGSMSQYIPTLDYYSNGLPLVSTMYASSECPFGINLNPFCKPSEVSYTLIPTMGYFEFSPIHRTNEVPNSISMSESPNEKEQQQLVDLVDVKIGQEYELVVSTYSGLYRYRVGDVLRVAGYKNNTPQFTFVCRENVILSIDSDKTDEVELQNAVENAVRDLMPFDAHVTEYTSYADTATIPGHYVLFWELSINVSTSIPPSVFEDCCLTIEESLDSVYRQGRASDKSIGPLEIRIVEIGTFDKLMDYCVSLGASIDQYKTPRCVKFAPHVELLNSRVMSSHFSQTCPNWVPGHRQWNNMN; via the exons ATGGAAAGAACCATGTCTGAGGCACCAAACAGCCCAAAGAAAGCCACTGAATGTAGTATCGCAGAGGACAACAAGAAGAATCTTCAGTTCATTGAAGAGGTCACAACCAACGTTGGCAATGTCCAAAGGAGAGTTCTTGCTGAAATCCTGTCGAGGAATGCCAATGTTGAGTACTTACAACGCCATAATCTCAATGGTCACACTGATAGAGAGACATTCAAAAAAGTCATACCTGCCATCACCTACGAAGATATTCAGCAAGATATCAACCGTATAGCACATGGTGATAAATCTCCAATCTTCTGCTCCCAGCCCATCTCTGAATTCTTGACAAG TTCTGGGACGTCTGGAGGGGAGAGAAAACTGATGCCAACAATTCAGGAAGAGCTCGGGAGGAGATTACAGCTTCACGGCTTGATGATGTCTGTGATAAGTCAATCTGTTCCAGATTTGGAAAAGGGCAAAGGAATGTATTTCTTGTCCATAAAGTCTGAAGCCAAGACTCCAGGAGGATTACCAGCTCGCCCTGTTTTAACAAGTATTTACAAGAGTCCTTATTTCAGCAACAGGCGTCTTAGCCCCTACGCAAACTACACTAGTCCAGCTGAAACCATTCTCTGTCCAGACTCTTACCAAAACATGTATTCCCAAATGCTTTGTGGCCTCTGCCAAAACAAAGAAGTCCTCCGGCTCGGCTCGTACTTTGCATCTGGCTTCATCCGTGCCATCCGGTTCCTTGAAAAGCACTGGTCTCTACTTTGCAACGATATCCGAATGGGAACCATTAACACCCAAATTACAGATCTGTCAGTGAGAGAGGCAGTGATGAAAATCCTCAAACCTGACCCAGAGTTGGCTGATTTCATCGAGGCTGAATGCAGTAAAGATTCATGGAAAGGGATCATCACTAGGTTGTGGCCTAATACCAAGTATGTGGATGTTATTGTAACCGGAAGCATGTCGCAGTATATACCAACCCTTGATTATTACAGCAATGGCCTCCCTCTTGTCTCTACCATGTATGCTTCCTCCGAATGCCCCTTTGGAATCAACTTGAACCCCTTTTGTAAGCCCAGTGAAGTCTCTTACACACTCATTCCCACCATGGGCTATTTTGAGTTCTCACCAATTCACAGAACCAATGAAGTCCCCAATTCTATCTCCATGTCCGAGTCGCCTAATGAGAAAGAACAGCAACAATTGGTCGATTTGGTTGATGTCAAGATTGGCCAGGAGTACGAGCTTGTTGTATCCACATATTCTG GACTCTATAGATACAGGGTGGGTGATGTGCTTCGGGTTGCTGGATACAAGAACAACACACCTCAGTTCACCTTCGTTTGTCGGGAAAATGTAATCTTGAGCATTGATTCCGACAAGACTGATGAAGTTGAGCTACAAAATGCAGTGGAAAATGCAGTGCGTGATCTGATGCCATTTGATGCACATGTAACCGAGTACACCAGCTACGCTGATACTGCAACCATTCCCGGCCACTATGTCCTATTCTGGGAGCTCAGCATAAATGTCTCTACCTCGATTCCCCCTTCAGTCTTTGAAGATTGTTGCCTCACTATTGAAGAGTCTTTAGACAGCGTCTACCGCCAGGGGCGTGCATCTGACAAATCCATCGGGCCTCTGGAAATCAGGATAGTGGAAATTGGGACTTTTGACAAGCTCATGGACTACTGCGTTAGCTTAGGTGCTTCCATAGACCAATATAAGACACCTCGGTGTGTGAAATTTGCACCCCATGTTGAGCTATTGAATTCGAGGGTCATGTCCAGCCACTTCAGTCAAACATGTCCAAATTGGGTTCCTGGCCACAGGCAATGGAACAACATGAATTGA
- the LOC107796335 gene encoding indole-3-acetic acid-amido synthetase GH3.6-like, whose product MEKNIPGREENKKSTDCSIAEDNKSALQFIEEVTTNVDEVQKRVVAEILSRNANVEYLQRHNLNGHTDRETFKKVIPVITYEDIQPDINRIADGDKSPILCSQPISEFLTSSGTSGGERKLMPIIEEDFGRRSQLYSLMISVVSQSVGDLEKGKGMYFMFVKSETKTPGGLLARPVLTSIFKRPHFHNSNYTSPIETILCLDSYQSMYSQMLCGLCQNKQVLRVGAVFASAFIRAMRFLEKHWSLLCNDIRTGTINAQITHLSVRESVMKILKPNPELADFIDAECRKSSWQGIVTRLWPNTKYVDVVVTGTMSQYIPTLEYYSSNLPLVSTTYASSECSFGINLNPLCKPSEVSYTLIPTMGYFEFLPIHRINNEVKNSISMSELQEQQQLVDLVDVKIGQEYELVVTTYSGLYRYRVGDVLRVAGYKNNAPQFTFVCRENVILSIDSDKTDEAELQNAVKNAVSDLMPFDAHVTEYTSYADITTIPGHYVLFLELRVNSSTPIPPSVFENCCLNIEESLNSVYRQGRASDKSIGPLEIRIVETGTFDKLMDYCISLGASINQYKTPRCVKLTPLVELLNSRVVSSHFSQTCPNWIPGDKQWNNMN is encoded by the exons ATGGAGAAAAACATACCTGGTAGAGAGGAGAACAAGAAGTCCACTGATTGTAGTATCGCAGAGGACAACAAGTCGGCTCTTCAGTTCATTGAAGAGGTGACTACCAACGTTGACGAGGTCCAAAAGAGAGTTGTTGCTGAAATCCTATCGAGGAATGCCAATGTTGAGTACTTACAGCGTCATAATCTCAACGGTCACACTGATAGAGAGACGTTCAAGAAAGTCATACCTGTCATCACGTATGAAGATATTCAGCCTGATATCAACCGTATAGCGGATGGTGATAAATCTCCAATCCTCTGCTCCCAACCCATCTCTGAATTCTTGACAAG TTCTGGGACGTCCGGAGGGGAGAGAAAGTTGATGCCAATAATAGAGGAAGATTTTGGGAGGAGATCACAGCTTTACAGCCTTATGATATCTGTGGTAAGCCAATCTGTTGGAGATTTGGAAAAGGGCAAAGGAATGTATTTCATGTTCGTAAAGTCTGAAACCAAGACCCCAGGAGGATTACTAGCTCGCCCTGTTTTAACTAGTATTTTCAAGAGGCCTCATTTCCACAACTCAAACTACACCAGTCCAATTGAGACTATTCTCTGCCTAGACTCTTATCAGAGCATGTACTCCCAAATGCTTTGTGGCCTCTGCCAAAACAAACAAGTCCTACGTGTAGGCGCCGTGTTTGCATCCGCTTTCATCCGTGCTATGCGATTCTTGGAGAAGCACTGGTCTCTACTTTGTAACGATATCCGAACTGGAACCATTAACGCACAAATTACTCATCTTTCAGTGAGAGAATCAGTGATGAAAATCCTAAAACCTAACCCAGAGTTAGCTGATTTTATTGATGCTGAATGCAGAAAAAGTTCATGGCAAGGGATTGTCACTAGGCTGTGGCCTAATACCAAGTATGTGGATGTTGTCGTGACTGGTACCATGTCACAATATATACCAACCCTTGAGTATTACAGCAGTAACCTCCCTCTTGTTAGTACCACGTATGCTTCCTCGGAATGTTCCTTTGGAATCAACTTGAACCCCCTTTGTAAACCCAGCGAAGTCTCTTACACGCTCATTCCCACCATGGGCTATTTTGAGTTCTTaccaattcacagaatcaataatgAAGTCAAAAATTCTATCTCCATGTCCGAGTTGcaagaacaacaacaattggTCGATTTGGTTGATGTCAAGATTGGGCAGGAGTACGAGCTTGTTGTTACCACATATTCTG GACTCTATAGATACAGGGTGGGTGACGTGCTTCGGGTTGCTGGATACAAGAATAACGCACCTCAGTTCACCTTCGTTTGTCGGGAAAATGTAATCTTGAGCATTGATTCCGACAAGACTGATGAAGCTGAGCTACAAAATGCAGTGAAAAATGCAGTGAGCGATCTGATGCCATTCGATGCACATGTAACCGAGTACACAAGCTATGCTGATATTACCACCATTCCCGGCCACTATGTCCTATTCTTGGAGCTGAGAGTGAATAGCTCTACCCCAATCCCCCCTTCAGTGTTCGAAAATTGTTGCCTCAACATTGAAGAATCTCTAAACAGCGTCTACCGCCAGGGGCGTGCATCTGACAAATCTATCGGGCCTCTGGAAATCAGGATAGTGGAAACAGGAACTTTCGACAAACTCATGGACTATTGCATTAGTTTAGGTGCTTCCATAAACCAATACAAGACACCGCGGTGTGTGAAATTAACACCCCTTGTTGAGCTGTTGAATTCTAGGGTCGTGTCCAGTCATTTCAGTCAAACATGTCCAAATTGGATCCCTGGCGACAAGCAATGGAACAACATGAATTGA